A DNA window from Drosophila virilis strain 15010-1051.87 chromosome 4, Dvir_AGI_RSII-ME, whole genome shotgun sequence contains the following coding sequences:
- the LOC6627944 gene encoding coiled-coil domain-containing protein 34 codes for MAFVARRNTEGKLVDCQVISGLGTSSMPMSDLSDEDTDSGTVQGYSNRSYVSPTVRYVASKEEDDDLESCYTIDGTRGRGANNLDSDLESVASFDVDRYDNCKGKNINNGDDDVGAESDYQLDVASDEETVMQTRDDAVERSDLNQYSGNDDKFQSDDLDSIDGDTVCSPRDDEKMHPDALSLDSFDGPIACHSRMSANMQPEDAQSLSSIDSVTPSLGPTLHPEDALSLGSVDSATVCRFMDPANSLDNDNDNDNDNDNDNDQADTQSQMTNRTYNLKSSTVRRDDCSSASTCSWTDMYGGALKPSESRSNIVPSLSLNMSTTSSSGSSTYFRNLDEEKERHGQEAYQEWVKRKERQKQQKQLAAKQEREKRDAETAMRQRLAKERYQEWVRQKELQQKKTATGSIKSTASYSSYSSSSSFGSTMAPTSSSAKPTRKETPEATKKRLEEWERIKTQQQQRERERQRQKQQSKEQLEKQRKQKSEGAWQNWMKSVGNRPKPVPLNQGFDTLRGTISNIYVNPVQWVSNIDSNGSRGN; via the coding sequence ATGGCCTTCGTAGCTCGTCGTAATACTGAGGGCAAGTTGGTCGATTGTCAGGTGATTTCTGGACTGGGCACTAGCTCAATGCCCATGTCCGATTTAAGTGACGAGGATACTGATTCTGGTACAGTGCAAGGCTACAGTAATCGCTCCTATGTATCGCCCACTGTACGGTATGTGGCGTCTAAAGAGGAGGACGATGACCTCGAGAGCTGTTACACAATTGACGGCACTCGTGGTCGTGGTGCCAACAATTTGGACTCTGATCTCGAATCAGTGGCGAGCTTTGATGTAGATCGCTATGACAACTGCAAAGgcaagaatataaataatggGGATGATGATGTTGGCGCTGAGAGTGATTATCAATTGGATGTCGCCAGCGATGAGGAGACCGTCATGCAGACTCGCGATGATGCAGTTGAGCGCAGTGATCTGAATCAGTATTCAGGCAACGATGACAAATTTCAGTCAGATGATCTCGATTCGATTGATGGCGACACCGTTTGTAGCCCCCGAGATGATGAAAAGATGCACCCAGATGCGCTAAGTCTGGATTCGTTTGATGGCCCAATTGCATGCCATTCGCGCATGTCGGCTAATATGCAGCCAGAGGATGCACAGAGCTTGAGCTCCATCGATAGCGTCACACCTAGCCTTGGGCCAACTCTGCATCCCGAGGATGCACTCAGCCTGGGCTCTGTTGATAGCGCCACCGTTTGCCGTTTTATGGACCCGGCCAATTCGCtggacaacgacaacgataACGATAATGATAACGATAACGACAATGACCAAGCGGATACACAGAGCCAGATGACCAATCGAACATACAATTTGAAGTCTTCCACAGTACGTCGGGATGATTGCTCCTCGGCATCCACTTGCAGCTGGACTGATATGTACGGCGGCGCACTCAAGCCCTCCGAGAGCCGCAGCAATATTGTGCCATCGCTGAGTCTGAATATGTCGACCACCTCCTCGTCGGGCTCGTCCACATACTTTCGCAATCTGGACGAGGAGAAGGAACGACATGGCCAAGAGGCCTATCAGGAGTGGGTGAAGCGTAAGGAGCGTCAAAAGCAACAGAAGCAACTGGCTGCCAAACAGGAGCGCGAGAAGCGTGACGCAGAGACAGCAATGCGTCAGCGTCTGGCCAAGGAGCGCTATCAGGAATGGGTCAGGCAGaaggagctgcagcagaagAAGACTGCAACTGGCAGTATCAAGAGTACTGCCAGCTACAGTAGTTATTCGAGCAGCTCCAGCTTTGGCAGCACCATGGcgcccaccagcagcagcgctaAGCCGACACGCAAGGAAACCCCAGAGGCCACCAAGAAGCGCCTGGAGGAATGGGAGCGCATCAAgacccaacagcagcagcgcgaaCGTGAACGTCAGCGTCAGAAGCAGCAGAGCAAGGAGCAGTTAGAGAAACAGCGCAAGCAAAAGTCCGAGGGCGCCTGGCAGAATTGGATGAAATCGGTGGGCAACCGGCCCAAGCCGGTGCCCCTGAATCAGGGCTTCGATACATTGCGTGGCACCATATCCAATATATATGTCAATCCCGTTCAGTGGGTCTCCAATATCGATTCCAATGGCTCACGCGGCAATTGA